In Bubalus bubalis isolate 160015118507 breed Murrah chromosome 3, NDDB_SH_1, whole genome shotgun sequence, a genomic segment contains:
- the LOC102412899 gene encoding phosphatidylcholine transfer protein isoform X1: MDPGAGAFSEEQFREACAELQRPALSGAAWELLVETQGISVYRLLDQQTGLYAYKVFGVLEDCLPDLLADVYMDLAYRKQWDQYVKELYEKECNGETVVYWQVKYPFPMSNRDYVYVRQRQELDFEGQKVHVILAQSTSEPQFPEKSGVIRVKQYKQSLAIQSDGKKGSKVFMYYFDNPGGQIPSWVINWAAKNGVPNFLKDMVKACQNYKKT, encoded by the exons ATGGATCCTGGGGCCGGCGCCTTCTCGGAGGAGCAGTTCCGGGAGGCCTGCGCCGAACTCCAGCGGCCCGCACTCTCCGGGGCCGCCTGGGAGCTGCTGGTGGAGACCCAGGGCATCAGCGTCTATCGGCTGCTGGACCAG CAGACTGGATTGTATGCGTATAAGGTCTTTGGTGTTCTGGAGGACTGCTTACCAGATCTGCTTGCAGATGTCTATATGGACTTAGCCTATAGGAAACAGTGGGACCAATATGTTAAAG aactctatgaaaaagaatgcaatggagaaacagtggtcTACTGGCAAGTGAAGTACCCCTTTCCCATGTCTAACAGAGAT TATGTTTACGTGCGGCAGCGGCAAGAGCTGGACTTTGAGGGGCAGAAGGTCCACGTGATCCTGGCCCAGAGCACCTCTGAGCCGCAGTTTCCAGAGAAGTCGGGTGTGATCCGGGTGAAGCAGTACAAGCAGAGTCTGGCGATCCAGAGCGATGGCAAGAAGGGGAGCAAAG ttttCATGTATTACTTCGATAATCCAGGTGGCCAGATTCCGTCCTGGGTCATTAACTGGGCTGCTAAG AATGGAGTTCCTAACTTCTTGAAAGACATGGTGAAAGCCTGTCAGAACTACAAGAAAACCTAG
- the LOC102412899 gene encoding phosphatidylcholine transfer protein isoform X5 yields the protein MDPGAGAFSEEQFREACAELQRPALSGAAWELLVETQGISVYRLLDQQTGLYAYKVFGVLEDCLPDLLADVYMDLAYRKQWDQYVKELYEKECNGETVVYWQVKYPFPMSNRDYVYVRQRQELDFEGQKVHVILAQSTSEPQFPEKSGVIRVKQYKQSLAIQSDGKKGSKEWSS from the exons ATGGATCCTGGGGCCGGCGCCTTCTCGGAGGAGCAGTTCCGGGAGGCCTGCGCCGAACTCCAGCGGCCCGCACTCTCCGGGGCCGCCTGGGAGCTGCTGGTGGAGACCCAGGGCATCAGCGTCTATCGGCTGCTGGACCAG CAGACTGGATTGTATGCGTATAAGGTCTTTGGTGTTCTGGAGGACTGCTTACCAGATCTGCTTGCAGATGTCTATATGGACTTAGCCTATAGGAAACAGTGGGACCAATATGTTAAAG aactctatgaaaaagaatgcaatggagaaacagtggtcTACTGGCAAGTGAAGTACCCCTTTCCCATGTCTAACAGAGAT TATGTTTACGTGCGGCAGCGGCAAGAGCTGGACTTTGAGGGGCAGAAGGTCCACGTGATCCTGGCCCAGAGCACCTCTGAGCCGCAGTTTCCAGAGAAGTCGGGTGTGATCCGGGTGAAGCAGTACAAGCAGAGTCTGGCGATCCAGAGCGATGGCAAGAAGGGGAGCAAAG AATGGAGTTCCTAA